In Petrotoga mexicana DSM 14811, a single window of DNA contains:
- a CDS encoding formate--tetrahydrofolate ligase: MLSDIEIARSAKLKKIDLIANELDIPEEYYNLYGKNIAKVSHKYLNELNFKNDGNLVMVTAITPTPAGEGKTTTSISLSMALNKIHKRSIVTLREPSLGPVMGIKGGAAGGGYSQVLPMEDINLHFTGDIHAISSAHNLVSAVLDDYIKYNKCDIDSTEVSWPRTMDMNDRALREIIVALGGKKNGYPRQDGFIITAASEIMAILCLAENLEDLKKKLSNIVVARNKKREPVTVKDLEITGALSVLLKDAINPNLVQTIENTPAFVHGGPFANIAHGTNSILATKLALKLSDYVVTETGFGSDLGGEKFYDFVSPTFGLKPSATVLVATIRALKYHGGQNLKDLNTPNLESLEKGLPNLQVHVENLKKYNIPVVVSLNKFYSDTDDEINMVKDYCDKLGVEVSVNEGFEKGSEGAIDLAEKVVKVSEQRSELKSIYDFEDPLEVKIEKLAKNIYRAAKVEYSSQALSTIKFLKKYGYENLPIIVAKTQYSISDDPKKLGFPKDYTFTIRDFELSAGAGFIVALAGDILRMPGLSKVPNAVNMDIDNEGNISGLS; this comes from the coding sequence ATGCTTTCTGATATTGAAATTGCAAGATCTGCAAAACTCAAAAAAATTGATTTAATCGCAAACGAACTGGATATTCCAGAGGAGTACTACAACCTTTACGGTAAAAACATCGCCAAAGTTTCCCACAAATATTTGAATGAACTTAACTTCAAAAATGATGGTAATTTAGTAATGGTCACTGCTATTACACCAACCCCTGCTGGTGAAGGAAAAACTACTACAAGTATCTCACTATCCATGGCTTTAAACAAAATCCACAAAAGATCGATAGTAACGCTAAGAGAACCTTCTTTGGGTCCGGTAATGGGTATAAAAGGTGGAGCAGCAGGAGGAGGGTATTCTCAAGTCCTCCCTATGGAAGACATAAACTTACATTTTACAGGAGACATTCATGCTATTTCCTCAGCACATAACCTGGTGTCTGCAGTTTTAGACGATTATATAAAGTACAACAAATGTGACATAGATTCAACCGAAGTCTCTTGGCCTCGCACTATGGACATGAACGATAGGGCCTTGAGAGAAATAATAGTTGCCTTGGGTGGAAAGAAAAACGGTTATCCTAGACAAGATGGTTTTATAATCACCGCTGCTTCAGAAATAATGGCAATACTATGTTTGGCAGAAAATCTTGAAGATTTAAAGAAAAAATTATCTAATATAGTAGTTGCACGAAATAAAAAGAGAGAGCCAGTGACTGTAAAAGATTTAGAAATTACAGGTGCTCTTTCTGTATTGTTAAAAGATGCGATTAATCCTAACTTAGTTCAAACAATAGAAAATACACCTGCTTTCGTTCATGGTGGACCATTTGCAAATATTGCCCATGGGACCAATTCTATTTTAGCAACAAAACTTGCTTTGAAGCTTTCTGATTACGTTGTAACAGAAACAGGTTTTGGTTCTGATTTAGGAGGAGAAAAATTCTATGATTTTGTTTCTCCAACTTTTGGTTTAAAACCATCAGCAACGGTTTTGGTAGCTACGATAAGGGCTTTAAAATACCACGGCGGGCAAAACCTAAAAGATTTGAATACACCAAACCTTGAAAGTTTAGAGAAAGGGTTGCCTAACTTACAGGTTCATGTTGAAAACCTAAAAAAGTACAATATTCCTGTGGTTGTTTCTTTAAATAAATTTTACTCAGATACGGATGACGAAATCAATATGGTAAAAGATTATTGCGATAAATTAGGTGTAGAAGTAAGTGTCAACGAAGGATTTGAGAAAGGTTCAGAAGGTGCTATAGACTTAGCTGAAAAAGTGGTAAAAGTTAGCGAGCAAAGATCCGAATTGAAAAGTATTTACGATTTTGAAGATCCTTTAGAAGTGAAAATAGAAAAGTTAGCAAAAAATATCTATCGTGCTGCCAAGGTTGAATATTCTTCACAGGCCTTATCAACAATAAAATTTTTGAAAAAATACGGATACGAAAATCTCCCTATAATTGTAGCAAAAACCCAGTATTCTATATCCGACGATCCTAAAAAACTTGGATTTCCAAAAGATTATACATTCACAATACGCGATTTCGAACTTTCCGCGGGTGCTGGTTTCATTGTGGCATTGGCTGGTGATATATTGAGAATGCCTGGACTTTCAAAAGTTCCCAATGCAGTAAATATGGATATAGACAATGAAGGAAACATATCCGGATTGTCATGA
- a CDS encoding bifunctional 5,10-methylenetetrahydrofolate dehydrogenase/5,10-methenyltetrahydrofolate cyclohydrolase: MLIEVKDIINEIKAEISSLKEKVPYEPKLVSLVVEPDESTTSYLNSQKRNAKKYGINLEIVESNDLINDLRKYNEDDDTDAIFIARPLKKGYTELDIAKYINPEKDVEGVSLHNIGSMFYEKELFVPCTAEAVVKIIEDTTDVRGKNIVILGRSTTVGKPAAIMLQRHGRDATVTVTHTKTNNLKEVTKKADILVAAIGKANFVDRSFVKEGMIVIDVGINVLNGKIVGDVDKDISEICKLTPVPGGVGSVTTAILMRNVFRAANNKKGDL; this comes from the coding sequence ATGTTAATTGAAGTAAAGGATATTATTAATGAAATAAAGGCAGAAATATCATCACTTAAAGAAAAAGTTCCTTATGAACCCAAACTAGTAAGTTTAGTTGTTGAACCCGATGAATCTACCACATCTTATCTTAACTCTCAAAAAAGAAATGCAAAAAAATATGGAATCAACTTAGAAATTGTTGAAAGTAATGATTTGATTAATGATCTAAGAAAATATAATGAAGACGATGATACTGATGCGATCTTTATTGCAAGACCTTTAAAGAAAGGGTACACTGAACTAGATATAGCAAAATATATCAATCCAGAAAAAGATGTTGAAGGGGTAAGTTTACATAACATTGGTTCTATGTTTTACGAAAAAGAACTATTTGTACCTTGTACAGCAGAAGCAGTGGTGAAAATAATAGAAGATACGACCGACGTTAGAGGAAAGAATATTGTTATTCTTGGAAGAAGTACGACGGTAGGAAAACCAGCTGCAATAATGCTTCAAAGACATGGAAGGGATGCCACTGTTACGGTCACACATACAAAAACTAATAACTTAAAAGAGGTAACCAAAAAAGCAGACATTTTGGTTGCAGCAATAGGAAAGGCTAATTTCGTTGATAGGAGTTTTGTAAAAGAAGGAATGATCGTGATTGATGTGGGGATTAATGTATTGAATGGAAAGATAGTAGGTGATGTAGATAAAGATATCTCAGAAATTTGCAAATTAACACCTGTACCCGGTGGAGTAGGAAGTGTTACAACAGCTATCCTAATGAGAAATGTTTTTAGAGCGGCTAACAATAAAAAGGGAGATTTATAA
- a CDS encoding MalY/PatB family protein, with product MKYNFDEIVDRKPTESVKWNGVKKLYGRDDVIPMWVADMDFKSPPDVIEALKKRAEHGIFGYPMLDDYYFDPFINWIETRHGSEVKKEWIVTTDGVVDALKVAILAYSKPGDNVVIQTPVYYPFYNIIKSNGRMIIKNSLKFENRNYSMDFDDLEKKLSLKRTKLFILCNPHNPVGRVWKREELEKLLQLCVKHNVILLSDEIHSDLVFSPNKHIPIFSISQDIKESSLTFYAPSKTFNLAGLKASFVVIPNEQLRTEYKNVIESLTSDNLNIFGMVAAKVAYERGKDWLDDLLNYLRGNIDYVYDFFNEKLPKIKLQKPEGTYLMWLDFRAYGDEQKVKDILVNKAKVGLEEGSIFGEEGKGFFRMNIGCSISILKDASNNIYNAFKDL from the coding sequence TTGAAATACAATTTTGACGAAATTGTGGACAGAAAACCAACAGAATCAGTAAAATGGAACGGTGTAAAAAAACTTTATGGTAGAGACGATGTTATTCCAATGTGGGTAGCGGATATGGATTTTAAATCTCCACCTGACGTAATTGAAGCTTTAAAAAAACGAGCAGAACATGGGATATTTGGATATCCAATGTTAGACGATTATTATTTTGACCCTTTTATAAATTGGATCGAAACCAGACATGGTAGTGAGGTAAAAAAAGAGTGGATAGTGACTACTGACGGTGTGGTTGACGCTTTAAAAGTAGCGATACTTGCCTACTCCAAACCAGGAGACAACGTTGTAATTCAAACACCTGTTTATTATCCTTTTTATAATATCATCAAATCCAATGGCCGAATGATAATAAAAAATTCTCTAAAATTTGAAAACAGAAATTATAGCATGGACTTTGATGATTTAGAAAAGAAATTATCACTCAAAAGAACGAAATTATTCATCTTATGTAATCCACACAACCCGGTTGGAAGAGTTTGGAAACGGGAAGAATTAGAAAAGCTACTTCAATTATGTGTTAAACATAACGTTATCTTGTTATCGGACGAAATACATTCAGATCTGGTATTTTCTCCCAACAAACATATTCCAATATTTTCGATCTCACAAGATATAAAAGAGAGTTCTTTAACTTTTTATGCCCCAAGTAAAACCTTTAATTTGGCTGGTTTAAAAGCGTCATTTGTTGTTATTCCAAATGAACAATTACGAACAGAATACAAAAACGTGATCGAGAGCCTTACAAGCGATAATTTAAATATCTTTGGAATGGTTGCAGCTAAAGTTGCTTACGAAAGAGGTAAAGATTGGCTTGATGATTTACTAAATTACTTAAGGGGTAATATTGATTACGTATACGATTTTTTCAATGAAAAACTACCTAAAATAAAATTACAAAAACCAGAGGGGACATATTTAATGTGGTTAGATTTTAGGGCATATGGAGATGAACAAAAAGTCAAAGATATACTCGTAAACAAAGCAAAAGTTGGTTTAGAAGAAGGTAGCATCTTTGGAGAAGAAGGTAAAGGCTTTTTTAGAATGAATATTGGATGCTCTATATCTATTTTAAAAGATGCATCCAACAATATTTATAATGCTTTTAAAGATTTATAA
- the sdaAA gene encoding L-serine ammonia-lyase, iron-sulfur-dependent, subunit alpha codes for MYHSAKQLLELCEKQKKPIYQVVIEEESKSSGSAPEMIFSQMKEILSVMKQSSQSTLNKKVPSLSGMMGGDAQQVNKYQKDGKTLLGVIPNKAMAMALSTAEVNASMGKIVAAPTAGSSGILPAVLMTLEESLHLNEEDLIHALLVASGIGRVIGQNATFSGAEGGCQVECGSAAAMAAGAAVFASGGNNEQIFHAASIVLINIMGLVCDPIAGLVEFPCILRNASGAINALSAADLALAGVKSLIPFDEVVKAMYKVGKALPESLRETGLGGIAGTPTGCAIRNSLLKND; via the coding sequence ATGTATCATTCTGCAAAGCAACTACTAGAACTTTGTGAAAAACAAAAAAAGCCAATCTATCAAGTAGTTATAGAAGAAGAATCCAAATCATCTGGTTCAGCTCCTGAAATGATTTTTTCACAAATGAAAGAAATTTTATCCGTCATGAAGCAATCCTCTCAAAGTACCTTGAATAAAAAGGTACCTAGTTTATCAGGAATGATGGGAGGAGATGCCCAACAGGTTAACAAATATCAAAAAGATGGTAAAACTCTTTTAGGGGTTATTCCTAATAAAGCAATGGCTATGGCCCTTTCAACCGCAGAAGTCAATGCCTCTATGGGAAAAATTGTAGCAGCTCCCACTGCAGGCTCTTCTGGCATACTGCCAGCAGTCTTGATGACTCTTGAGGAAAGTTTACATTTGAATGAAGAGGATTTGATCCATGCCCTACTTGTAGCATCAGGGATTGGACGAGTTATCGGTCAAAACGCAACCTTTTCCGGCGCTGAAGGGGGATGCCAAGTAGAGTGTGGTTCAGCAGCAGCTATGGCGGCGGGAGCTGCAGTGTTTGCTTCAGGAGGAAACAATGAACAAATCTTTCATGCAGCCTCTATTGTACTCATTAATATAATGGGGCTGGTTTGTGATCCCATTGCTGGTTTAGTAGAATTCCCCTGTATTCTGAGAAATGCTTCAGGAGCTATAAATGCCTTGTCTGCCGCAGATCTAGCTCTTGCGGGGGTAAAATCTTTGATACCTTTTGATGAAGTGGTAAAAGCAATGTACAAAGTAGGAAAAGCTCTTCCAGAAAGCTTAAGAGAAACAGGGCTTGGTGGTATAGCAGGTACTCCAACAGGTTGTGCTATAAGAAACTCTCTGCTTAAGAATGATTAA
- the sdaAB gene encoding L-serine ammonia-lyase, iron-sulfur-dependent subunit beta — protein sequence MKNFGIFDVIGPVMIGPSSSHTAGAARIALVARRIAGVGYHHVDFFLHGSFAATYKGHGTDKALVGGILGFEPSDLRIKNSFFHAKEAGITYNFIPVNLEDVHPNTVKIEFHYPDGSCFYVIGSSIGGGNIEITNINGTSVIFTAENPTLLFRYKEQKGMIAYISNALYSKGHNIDLMRTIKEDDEVLLIVELNESLDSELYESIQNGKTFLFSKYIYVPISKIGKSND from the coding sequence ATGAAAAACTTTGGTATTTTCGACGTAATCGGTCCCGTTATGATTGGTCCTTCTAGTTCTCATACTGCTGGTGCTGCTAGAATTGCTCTAGTAGCCCGAAGGATAGCTGGGGTAGGCTATCATCATGTGGATTTTTTTCTTCATGGTTCTTTTGCAGCTACTTACAAAGGCCATGGAACCGATAAGGCTCTTGTTGGAGGAATATTAGGGTTTGAACCTAGTGATCTACGCATTAAGAATTCTTTTTTTCATGCCAAAGAGGCTGGAATTACTTATAATTTTATTCCTGTTAACTTGGAAGACGTCCATCCTAATACCGTAAAAATTGAATTTCATTACCCCGATGGCAGTTGTTTTTATGTAATCGGTTCTTCTATCGGTGGAGGAAATATTGAAATCACTAATATTAATGGTACCTCTGTTATTTTTACTGCAGAAAATCCTACTTTACTTTTTAGATACAAAGAGCAAAAAGGAATGATTGCTTATATTTCCAATGCTTTGTACTCCAAAGGGCATAATATTGATTTAATGAGAACAATCAAAGAAGACGATGAGGTTCTTCTTATAGTTGAATTAAATGAAAGTTTAGATTCTGAACTCTATGAATCTATCCAAAACGGAAAGACTTTTTTATTTAGCAAATATATTTATGTACCCATTTCAAAAATAGGTAAAAGCAATGATTAA
- a CDS encoding phospho-sugar mutase, whose amino-acid sequence MVKNAKLRRKLNLRDYKKIYYEWLNNSYIDEKAKEELKSIENNPEEIKERFYKDLEFGTAGLRGKLGIGSNMMNIYTVGRASQALADYITDFGEERMKMGVVIAYDVRHFSKEFAKESALILAANGIKAYLFDDIRPTPVLSFAVRYLKTTAGIVVTASHNPKDYNGYKVYWDQGSQILDDVANGIVEKIEKIGYDFSKIKKIKEEEAINKNLLQYISKEVDEEYIQRVESLALRDEDLDKNIKIVYTPLNGTSNNFVRRVLKDRGFKNVFIVKEQELPDPDFKSVANPNPEYEVAFEEAKKLGYEKNAQLLLANDPDGDRTALEILHDNNYKMLNGNQVGALLVNYILESKSEKGSLEDNSVIIKSIVTGDLTKRIAKKYGVSVLETLTGFKNICGKENELEKEGKSKFLFGFEESIGYIYGTFVRDKDGTIASMLISEMVGYYSKKNKNLIDVLEDIYQEFGYELENNYSLVLEGVEGQERIKRIMEKFRNNFPKEMGNLKLEQYADYLKRKIYNLTTGEISDITDIPSSDVLRFWFSDGSWYAIRPSGTEPKLKIYIYSNDKEKEKSKAKLNLIKNIVDNIIEHVV is encoded by the coding sequence ATGGTAAAAAACGCAAAACTAAGGAGGAAATTAAATTTGAGAGATTACAAAAAAATTTACTATGAATGGTTAAATAATTCATATATTGATGAAAAAGCAAAAGAAGAATTAAAAAGTATTGAAAACAATCCTGAAGAGATAAAAGAAAGATTCTACAAAGATCTCGAATTTGGAACAGCTGGATTGAGAGGAAAACTGGGTATAGGTTCTAATATGATGAATATATACACTGTAGGTAGAGCATCTCAAGCCCTTGCTGATTATATAACAGACTTCGGTGAAGAAAGAATGAAGATGGGTGTTGTGATAGCTTACGACGTACGCCACTTTTCAAAGGAGTTTGCAAAAGAATCTGCATTAATCCTTGCGGCAAATGGTATAAAAGCTTATTTATTTGACGATATTAGGCCCACACCCGTTTTATCCTTTGCTGTCAGATATTTAAAAACTACTGCTGGAATAGTCGTTACCGCTAGTCATAATCCGAAAGATTACAATGGTTACAAAGTTTATTGGGACCAAGGGTCTCAAATATTAGATGATGTTGCCAATGGAATAGTAGAAAAGATCGAAAAGATAGGATACGATTTTAGTAAAATAAAAAAAATAAAGGAAGAGGAAGCAATTAACAAGAATTTACTTCAATATATTTCAAAAGAAGTCGATGAAGAATACATTCAAAGAGTTGAAAGTCTGGCGTTAAGGGACGAAGATTTAGATAAAAATATAAAAATAGTTTACACACCTTTGAATGGAACATCAAATAATTTTGTCAGAAGGGTACTTAAAGATAGAGGTTTTAAAAATGTATTCATAGTTAAAGAACAAGAACTACCCGATCCAGATTTCAAAAGCGTTGCCAACCCAAATCCAGAATACGAAGTAGCTTTTGAAGAGGCAAAAAAATTAGGTTATGAAAAAAATGCCCAATTACTTTTAGCAAATGATCCCGATGGAGATAGAACCGCTTTAGAAATTTTACATGACAACAATTACAAAATGTTAAACGGTAACCAAGTTGGAGCTCTTTTGGTTAATTATATACTGGAAAGTAAAAGTGAAAAAGGAAGTTTAGAAGATAACTCTGTTATCATAAAATCAATAGTTACAGGAGATCTCACAAAAAGAATTGCAAAAAAATATGGTGTATCCGTTCTTGAAACGCTTACTGGATTTAAAAATATTTGTGGGAAAGAAAACGAATTAGAAAAAGAAGGCAAGAGTAAGTTTCTCTTTGGTTTCGAAGAAAGTATTGGTTATATATACGGCACCTTTGTGAGAGACAAGGATGGAACTATTGCTTCTATGCTTATATCAGAGATGGTTGGATACTACTCTAAAAAAAATAAGAATTTAATTGACGTACTAGAAGATATTTATCAGGAATTTGGTTACGAGTTGGAAAACAATTATTCTCTTGTGCTTGAAGGAGTTGAAGGCCAAGAAAGGATCAAGCGAATAATGGAAAAGTTTAGAAACAACTTCCCCAAAGAAATGGGGAATCTCAAACTTGAACAATACGCGGATTATTTAAAAAGAAAAATATACAATTTAACAACAGGCGAAATTAGCGATATAACCGATATACCTTCTTCTGATGTTTTAAGATTCTGGTTTAGCGATGGTTCATGGTATGCAATTAGGCCTTCCGGAACAGAACCAAAACTTAAAATATACATATATTCAAACGATAAAGAAAAAGAAAAATCAAAAGCAAAGCTCAATTTAATTAAAAATATCGTTGATAATATCATAGAACATGTTGTTTAG
- a CDS encoding tyrosine-type recombinase/integrase, producing MMDIDNTSDSIKDKDKIEGYISEFLSYLKFVKRRADSTIYEYKKILNNYKKFVQIYGLTRGCFLKYLEEISNLSQRTIKLRIVVLKSFLNYLYENGEISGKKYWKDANAKIPSDVPKGLTESQIKVFFSVIEDKFDKTFYSLLLKTGLRISEALSLEKEHIIFYDDHAELVINGKGNRVRYLKISKQYAEQLVTFANGKKYIFSNDNDVPITSRTMERRFQDYVIKANKKIDQLRINGYNNINYINATPHALRHTCAKRLLNSGKNLEEVRYILGHTTISTTGIYVRSDSHSSVLDQI from the coding sequence ATGATGGATATAGATAATACGTCAGACTCTATAAAAGATAAAGACAAAATCGAAGGATATATCTCAGAATTTTTATCATATCTGAAATTCGTCAAGCGAAGGGCAGACTCAACCATATATGAATACAAAAAAATATTGAACAATTATAAAAAATTTGTTCAAATTTATGGTCTTACCCGAGGATGTTTTCTAAAATATCTTGAAGAGATCTCAAATCTATCACAAAGAACCATAAAACTTAGGATAGTTGTTTTAAAATCCTTTTTGAACTATCTATACGAAAATGGAGAAATATCTGGTAAAAAATATTGGAAAGATGCAAACGCAAAAATTCCAAGTGACGTTCCCAAAGGCTTGACAGAAAGTCAAATCAAAGTTTTTTTCTCCGTTATTGAAGATAAATTTGACAAAACTTTTTATTCATTATTATTAAAAACGGGTTTAAGAATTTCAGAAGCCTTATCGTTAGAAAAAGAACACATTATTTTTTACGATGATCATGCCGAGCTTGTTATAAATGGGAAAGGAAACAGAGTAAGATATCTAAAGATTTCAAAACAATACGCAGAACAATTAGTAACCTTTGCAAACGGTAAAAAATACATATTTTCAAATGACAACGATGTTCCAATAACTTCTAGAACTATGGAGAGAAGATTTCAAGATTACGTTATAAAAGCCAACAAAAAGATCGATCAATTAAGGATTAACGGTTATAACAATATAAATTATATCAACGCAACCCCCCATGCTTTAAGGCACACATGCGCAAAAAGGCTTTTAAACTCAGGGAAAAATTTGGAAGAAGTTCGATACATACTTGGACATACGACCATCTCAACTACAGGAATATACGTTAGATCTGATAGTCATAGTTCAGTGCTGGATCAAATATAA
- a CDS encoding nucleotidyltransferase family protein, translated as MIHKVDTEKAKNEEGEIQMQSSNLEEIIQTLRSLKKQIKENYKAEIIGIFGSYARREEKRDSDLDIIVRFEEGATLFDLAGLSIFLREKLNVKVDVVSNKAIREELKDEILKEAISI; from the coding sequence ATGATTCATAAAGTTGATACTGAAAAGGCAAAAAATGAAGAAGGTGAAATACAAATGCAAAGTTCAAATTTGGAAGAAATAATTCAAACTCTAAGGAGTTTAAAGAAACAGATAAAGGAAAATTACAAGGCTGAAATTATAGGAATATTTGGGTCTTACGCCAGAAGAGAAGAGAAAAGAGATAGTGATTTGGATATAATAGTTAGATTCGAAGAAGGTGCAACACTGTTCGATTTGGCAGGATTATCAATTTTCTTACGGGAAAAACTTAATGTTAAAGTTGATGTCGTTTCAAATAAAGCTATAAGAGAAGAGTTAAAAGATGAAATATTAAAAGAAGCTATATCGATATGA
- a CDS encoding HepT-like ribonuclease domain-containing protein, giving the protein MKRDYTLFLKDIINAMSSIEEFVQGMSFEEFSKDDKTFSAVVRKFEVIGEATKNIPDSLREKYPYIPWNSMAGMRDILIHAYFGIDCELVWESIKNEIPRIKPELEKIIKDIK; this is encoded by the coding sequence ATGAAAAGAGATTACACTCTTTTTTTAAAAGATATAATTAATGCTATGTCTTCTATCGAGGAATTTGTTCAAGGAATGAGTTTTGAAGAATTTTCAAAGGATGACAAAACTTTTAGTGCTGTTGTAAGAAAATTCGAAGTTATCGGTGAAGCTACAAAAAACATTCCAGATAGCTTGAGAGAGAAGTATCCCTATATTCCATGGAATAGTATGGCTGGAATGAGAGACATATTAATACATGCCTATTTCGGTATTGATTGCGAATTAGTATGGGAATCAATAAAGAATGAAATACCAAGGATAAAACCTGAATTAGAAAAAATAATTAAAGATATAAAATAA
- a CDS encoding TetR/AcrR family transcriptional regulator → MAKRQKPSKKNTQYKIEKLIDLAKGELLNHGITNFNYEKVIYDAKLSKSTVYKKFGKKDEFIIFVIKNLLDDFFIPFKKYVDDFNTFQEVLDYLSNLNFDVQSLMKEYPIDDLFEHPEITSVINDYYYQRFGKVITDKIAEFQKAGQIRKDIEAKYILEFLTSVTKGMGMMLKDHDFKEVINNYRKLIETALAYKANSEKE, encoded by the coding sequence ATGGCTAAAAGGCAAAAACCTTCTAAAAAAAATACACAATATAAGATTGAAAAGTTAATCGATTTAGCAAAGGGGGAGCTTCTCAATCACGGCATCACTAACTTCAATTATGAAAAAGTTATCTACGATGCCAAACTCAGCAAATCGACTGTTTATAAAAAGTTTGGTAAAAAGGATGAATTCATAATTTTTGTTATTAAGAACTTATTAGATGATTTCTTTATTCCCTTTAAAAAATACGTTGATGATTTTAACACATTCCAAGAAGTCCTTGATTACTTATCCAATCTAAACTTTGACGTTCAATCTCTGATGAAAGAGTACCCCATAGATGATCTTTTTGAACATCCCGAGATTACTTCAGTCATAAATGATTACTACTATCAACGGTTTGGAAAGGTAATCACTGATAAGATCGCTGAATTTCAAAAAGCAGGGCAGATAAGAAAGGATATTGAAGCTAAATACATCTTAGAATTTCTTACCTCTGTTACCAAAGGTATGGGTATGATGCTTAAAGATCATGATTTCAAGGAAGTTATTAATAATTACAGAAAGTTAATTGAAACAGCCCTAGCTTACAAAGCAAATTCTGAAAAGGAGTGA
- a CDS encoding D-alanyl-D-alanine carboxypeptidase/D-alanyl-D-alanine-endopeptidase → MKNHLRSSKFFDVLSLTIFIIVFFNFSTIAIAAPISSRVPIDRDDEDSSKIQIIEPSKIAEPEPKPKPAPSIVPLETPPITPQIQNELISQLKTFQGFVGFELRDLSTNDVFIAYNSEKLFIPASNTKLLTALVALESLGDDYKFETKIYHTGEITNNFRGNLYIKGYGDPVLTSLQYKEILKRATVDRGIKTIYGDIIFDYSFMTEEGFGRGWMWDDPQPQIAAINIWQTSYESFKYKTNYEIRDYITFLTTLYLQEIGVEFWGEIRYEEVPSNANLLYTNYSPPLTDIIQQMLEISDNQIAEQLFRDLGAIYGNGEIEDSENHFKKVIKETLGYDTTDYVIKDGCGLSMYNLISPKMLADTLFYLYSQYQSKFLDYLASPYEESTLEKRFNFEIYAKTGTLYYDSAISGIFKSKSGKYYIFSLMENNFPLDVQKVKEFENSIINYLYENL, encoded by the coding sequence TTGAAAAATCACTTAAGATCCAGTAAATTTTTTGACGTCTTGAGTCTCACAATCTTTATTATAGTTTTTTTTAACTTTAGTACGATTGCCATCGCCGCTCCAATTTCTAGTAGAGTTCCAATTGATAGAGATGACGAAGATTCCTCAAAAATACAAATAATAGAACCATCCAAAATAGCTGAACCTGAACCCAAACCTAAACCTGCTCCCTCTATAGTTCCCCTAGAAACTCCACCTATAACTCCTCAAATCCAAAATGAACTAATTTCACAACTGAAAACTTTTCAAGGATTTGTTGGATTTGAATTGAGAGATCTTTCTACCAATGATGTTTTTATTGCTTACAATTCTGAAAAGTTATTCATCCCTGCCTCAAACACAAAATTACTTACCGCACTTGTTGCCTTAGAAAGTTTGGGAGATGACTACAAATTTGAAACCAAAATATACCATACAGGGGAAATAACAAATAATTTCAGAGGAAATCTATATATAAAAGGATATGGAGACCCTGTCTTAACTTCTTTACAATACAAAGAAATACTAAAAAGGGCAACGGTGGATAGAGGAATAAAAACGATATATGGCGATATAATTTTCGATTATTCTTTTATGACAGAAGAAGGTTTTGGAAGAGGCTGGATGTGGGATGACCCCCAACCACAAATAGCTGCGATTAATATTTGGCAAACAAGCTATGAATCTTTTAAATATAAAACAAATTATGAAATAAGGGATTATATAACCTTTCTTACAACATTGTACTTACAAGAAATAGGTGTCGAATTTTGGGGAGAAATAAGGTATGAAGAAGTACCTTCTAACGCTAATCTACTGTACACAAATTATTCCCCACCCTTAACAGATATAATACAACAAATGTTGGAGATTAGCGATAACCAGATTGCCGAACAGCTTTTTAGAGATCTTGGCGCTATTTACGGTAACGGAGAAATAGAAGATTCCGAAAATCACTTTAAGAAAGTCATCAAAGAAACCTTAGGATACGACACAACCGATTATGTAATTAAAGATGGCTGTGGATTATCTATGTACAACTTAATTTCCCCAAAGATGTTGGCAGATACTTTATTTTATCTATATTCACAATACCAATCTAAATTTTTAGATTACTTAGCATCGCCATACGAAGAAAGTACTCTTGAAAAACGTTTTAACTTTGAAATTTATGCAAAAACCGGAACTTTGTATTACGATTCTGCCATCAGTGGAATTTTCAAATCAAAAAGTGGAAAATATTATATTTTTAGCTTAATGGAAAACAACTTTCCTTTAGATGTTCAAAAGGTGAAAGAGTTTGAAA